The DNA window TGATTTTTGAGTTATGTTTATCAGAAAGGCTTATTTATACTAAAGTGGATAGATCCAAGTAAATTATATGATATGGAGATTATCATCTCAGTACTTCATTAACAGTGAAGTAATAGCTAATAAAGATATTTTAAATAGTTTCATCAGAAAACCCGTGTCCTGAAAGTGGCCACAAGCACCGTCATGACAACGCTTCCTCTTGACGCGGATAACCTCCAGCTTATCTGTGAAATGGATGAGTAATGGTCGTTTGTGGGGAACAAGAAAAATCAACGCTGGCTCTGGTATGCCTGGGAACCCCGTCTGAAACGAATAGGGGCGCAGGTTTTTGGGGAGCGCAGCCGGAAAACATTAGACAAACTGCTTACCCTTTTATCGCCCTTTCATATTCGGTTTTATTGTACGGATGATTATGCGGTGTATGACAGCCTCCCGGAAGAAGAACACCTGACCGGGAAAGACATTCACCCAACGTTTAGAAAAAAACAATTTAACCCATCGAACCCGGATAAAAAGACTGAATCGAAAAACGATAGGGTATTCTAAATCAGAGGAAATGCACGATAAAGTGATTGGTACTTTCATTGAGCATGAGAACTATTTTTAATAAGACATCTAACTATTTAATACATAACCCATATCTTTGGCTCATTCTCTCAGATGGGTGAAAAATTTATCCGAACGATAGGCCAGCTGCGAGCCAATTTTGCGATGACTCTGAAGGCCACCTGCTATGATTTGCAACGTTTGGTTTATTTTGGAAAATCCGGCCTTCATGCCGTTTAATTTCGGTATGTGATGAAAAAGCGATCAGTTTATTTTTTCCCCTGAAAAAGCAAGAAAAAGTCATACACAATAAGGTCATTTATTGGTAAGTGCAAAATTGACCTTATTTTTTGTATTGGGAGTTTTTAGAGGTTCCCAATTAAAAATATGAATCACAATGGATAACTATTTCACATGTTACGGAATATAATGGAAGTAATATATTTTAATTTGGTTGGAAAATATTAAATAACATTAGGTTAAGTGAAAGTATATATATTCAGGCATGTTACATTTTTCCTTAGAGTACTTGATGGTAACATGACAATTGGATAATCCATGATTTATTTGTTATAGTTCATATTCGGAACATCAAGTTAAGTATATTGTTACTCAACTCAAGTATAAGAGGTCTGCACCATGTTAGAAGAATCATCAAAAGATTCGCCTGAACTTCCTAAAGAGATCCCCTATGAACAAAGTCATTTATTAAAATCCAGATGTATTATGATCTCTGGTGAGATTAACCAAAAATTAGCTGAAAGGGTAACAACACAGTTACTGATTTTACAAGAGATAAGTAACGAACCAATCAAGATTTTTATTAATAGTCAGGGTGGACATGTTGAAGCTGGTGATACTATTCATGACTTAATTAAATTTATAAAACCGGAAGTTTTTATAATAGGAACCGGTTGGGTTGCAAGTGCTGGCATTACTATTTTTCTTGCTGCCAAAAAAGAAAATCGTTATTCCCTCCCAAATACTCGTTTTATGATTCATCAACCTTTAGGAGGGTACGAAGGAAGAGCAACTGATATTGAAATAGAAGCTAGAGAGTTTTTACTGATACGTAGTCGCATAAATCAGCTTATTAGTGATGCCACAGGACAGCCGATAGAAAAAGTAGAAAAGGATACTGATAGAAATTATTGGATGCGCCCTCAACAGGTTATTGAATATGGAATTGTAGGTCGAATAATAACCAAGTGGGAAGACATCAACCATGTATGAATGATAAATAGGGTGGGCAGAAACTCACCCACTATTTTATATTAATATCATATTCTTTTAAAAACTTTGGTACTCGCCATCCATCTTTCAGAATTGCGTATATATACATGTCACTCCATATTCCATTAACGTATTCATTTTGTAATAAGTGAGCTTCTTGACGCATTCCTAGTTTTTCAACTAATTTTTTAGAACCTAGATTTAAAGCATCTAATCTTGCATAAATTCGATGATATTTAAAATACTCGAAACTAATATCTATTAATGCACCTAAAGATTCTGTTCCAATAGATTTTCTTTGATATAATGGATGGAATATACAACCTATTTCTCCTTGCTGTGATTCTTTGTTCGTTACCCTCAACATAATTTCTCCAGCTAAATCATTATGTTATCGTAAAACTACAGCAAGTCTTATTTCATCGCCATTATCATTAAATGCAGGATTAAGGACTTTATTAAATTGTTCACGAATATCTTTATCTGTAGGGAGTGGTGTGTATAAAAACTTATAAATTTCTGGTAATGAATGATAGCTTTTATACTTGATGAAATCTTTTTCTTCAAATTTACGGAGAATTAAGTGTGATGTAAAAAAATAAAAAAGGAACATTATTTAGTAGCATAAAAACTCCTAGATTACTTATTAATTTGTTGATTTATTAATATTGTTGTTTTCTTTTAGAAAGGCAAGGAAAAATAATCCAGCTAGTAAAGTTAAGATAAATATAATTATAAAAAACATTTTAAATGTTTCACTATAGGAATAGGAGACTATTTGAGTGCTATCGCTAATTGAATTGGAATTAATATACTTCGAAGTAAGTATATTTATCAATGACCCAACAAGTGTAATAGCAATGGCTTCGCCTGCAACTCGCATAGTATTAAACAATCCAGACGCTAACCCGGCTTTTTCTTGAGGAACAACACTGACAGATAAAGCATCCATTAACCCCCAAGGTAAGGCATTGCCAATTCCTATTAATGCCATAGCAAAAGATATTAACCAAATTTTTTCATATGTGGAGTTTATTAGTATACATACTCCAATAGAAGCTATAAAAAAACCAATCCCAGAAATATTACTGATTGGGTAATTTTTAGCAAGGTAACCAGAAAGAAGTGGAATAAAAAGCATCGGTAAAGTCAAAGGCAAAATAATTACCGAAGTTTTAGATGCACTGAAACCACCTCCAGTCATAAGCCACATGGGTAAATAAACAAAAAGTGATATATAACTAAAGGCCGTTAATAAAGGTAGTAATTGCACCCCAAAAAACAAAGGAATCTTGGATTCGCATAATAAGTGCAATTTCTGAGAAAGGCGGTCAGTTGCTATAGTAGGCATCTTTCTCGCCAAAGGAAAATGCGCTATGACCTATACACAACTGACCGAAACAGAAAGATATCAGATTTCTAGCCTGAAAGAAGC is part of the Xenorhabdus cabanillasii genome and encodes:
- a CDS encoding ATP-dependent Clp protease proteolytic subunit; the encoded protein is MLEESSKDSPELPKEIPYEQSHLLKSRCIMISGEINQKLAERVTTQLLILQEISNEPIKIFINSQGGHVEAGDTIHDLIKFIKPEVFIIGTGWVASAGITIFLAAKKENRYSLPNTRFMIHQPLGGYEGRATDIEIEAREFLLIRSRINQLISDATGQPIEKVEKDTDRNYWMRPQQVIEYGIVGRIITKWEDINHV
- a CDS encoding MFS transporter, whose protein sequence is MPTIATDRLSQKLHLLCESKIPLFFGVQLLPLLTAFSYISLFVYLPMWLMTGGGFSASKTSVIILPLTLPMLFIPLLSGYLAKNYPISNISGIGFFIASIGVCILINSTYEKIWLISFAMALIGIGNALPWGLMDALSVSVVPQEKAGLASGLFNTMRVAGEAIAITLVGSLINILTSKYINSNSISDSTQIVSYSYSETFKMFFIIIFILTLLAGLFFLAFLKENNNINKSTN